A genome region from Bacteroidales bacterium includes the following:
- a CDS encoding choice-of-anchor L domain-containing protein — protein MKPVFIKGLSFFVMIVLFSFSLIGQENNGIEPGRKYPPFNPPESHNGSGLNTDAPAGSISVAENATYNSYNPQQLVQNVLVTGCLTATNVRFGYYKRQGNNWYWHNHNWSSNAGNRQMAYFNKATSTFPLDEGILLTTGRASSAMGPNNTGSRSDQIEDDASDPDLANITNRTMRDAAVLEFDFIPAGNTLEFTYIFTSEEYIEYCETQYNDAFGFFLSGPGINGTYTNNAVNLALIPVNIPVSVNTIHPAGTNINNNTFPAENAQYYLDNPNGSLTMQFDGGTVVLTATYPVVPCSTYRIKMAVGDASDQKWDAGVFLGARSFNSESLNITNYGNFIQDQNNIFEGCNNFFRVERDSSDLSLPQNVNLILSGTCTNGVDIQIPGNLPFPSVVTIPANAAYIDIPYIAPTDGIIDNGETLVISVATSCPCASVVQYITRTIVINEQVIINSVNAINAQCNGQSNGAITVNASGGSGNYLYSIDNGSNWQSLNNFTGLNAGTYTILVRDPGSCYPDASATAVIGDPTPIVADAGPDAEICPGASAQLNGSGGVIYSWSPSYGLNFTNVANPVASPVTTTTYTLTVTNASGECASTDQVTVVVSPGPVAPSSISVNRNILCSNDNENITLTANGGSGNLLRWFAGSCGSATIGTGTSISIPSPEITTLYFARWETSCGYSGCAQITVNVPLPINLDNLVINNASCEIGNNGSIILVANGGVSPYSYSLSPNIGNQIIPGTFTNLSPQLYSITVTDANNCTSVTSALVETSADTTDPLILSCSDPQSINVLEACFGQVPDFTSGIVVSDDCTPVINLIISQSPPAGSIAPLGITPIIITVTDASGNSANCSTSLTITDNQGPTISGPGNIIVNADPGLCSASSVNLGLPVANDNCGLESVVNNAPSIFPVGNTLVTWTATDLSGLTATSTQVVTVIDNQPPTIICPPSVVVNADPGQSFASGVNLGTPVTSDNCGVDTTYNNAPSQFPVGSTLVTWTVIDINGLSATCTQTVVVIDDVEPIVLCPPTIEEECITVVPASYSSYLEFVAAGGSATDNDGIDPASFFLVSETSNNMECPEIISRVYAVADINGNYNYCTQYIIVDDKTDPLLTPPASVTVDCAAVPGIGIATATDNCDPDVTITFEGETQTPGSCPDAYTLTRTWKAVDNCGNEATASQIITVQDVTDPILTIPEDITVECSAIPALGTAVVTATDNCDTEVTITFEGENQTPGACPDAYTITRTWKAVDNCGNEATASQIITVQDVTDPVLTVPEDITVECSAIPALGTAVVTATDNCDTEVTITFEGETQTPGACPDAYTLTRTWKAVDNCGNEATASQIITVQDVTDPVLTVPEDITVECSAIPALGTAVVTATDNCDTEVTITFEGETQTPGACPDAYTITRTWKAVDNCGNEATASQIITVQDVTDPLLTIPEDITVECSAIPALGTAVVTATDNCDTEVTITFEGETQTPGACPDAYTLTRTWKAVDNCGNEATASQIITVQDVTDPVLTVPEDITVECSAIPALGTAVVTATDNCDTEVTITFEGETQTPGACPDAYTLTRTWKAVDNCGNEATASQIITVQDVTDPVLTVPEDITVECSAIPALGTEIVTATDNCDTEVTITFEGETQTPGACPDAYTLTRTWKAVDNCGNEATASQIITVQDVTDPVLTVPEDITVECDAIPALGTAVVTATDNCDTEVTITFEGETQTPGACPDAYTLTRTWKAVDNCGNEATSSQIITVQDVTDPVLTVPEDITAECSAIPALGTEIVTATDNCDTEVTITFEGETQTPGACPDAYTITRTWKAVDNCGNEATASQIITVQDVTDPVLTVPEDITVECDAIPALGTAVVTATDNCDSDVTITFEGETQTPGACPDAYTLTRTWKAVDNCGNEATASQIITVQDVTDPVLTVPEDITAECDAIPALGTAFVTATDNCDTEVTITFEGETQTPGACPDAIPSPAHGKRWTTVEMKPQPAKSSPFRM, from the coding sequence ATGAAACCAGTATTTATAAAAGGACTTTCATTCTTCGTAATGATTGTCCTTTTTTCGTTTTCACTTATAGGACAAGAAAATAACGGCATTGAACCAGGCCGGAAGTATCCACCATTCAATCCACCTGAATCACATAATGGTTCCGGTTTGAATACTGATGCACCGGCAGGTTCCATATCTGTTGCTGAAAATGCCACCTATAACAGTTACAACCCTCAGCAACTTGTTCAGAATGTGCTGGTAACAGGGTGCCTCACTGCTACAAATGTCAGGTTCGGGTATTACAAACGCCAGGGAAACAACTGGTACTGGCATAACCATAACTGGTCATCAAATGCCGGCAACAGGCAGATGGCCTATTTCAACAAAGCTACTTCCACTTTTCCACTGGATGAAGGCATACTTTTAACAACCGGACGGGCTTCTTCGGCCATGGGCCCCAATAATACCGGTAGCCGTTCCGATCAAATAGAAGATGATGCATCGGACCCTGACCTGGCCAATATTACCAATCGTACTATGCGCGATGCTGCTGTCCTGGAATTCGACTTTATACCAGCAGGAAACACCCTTGAATTTACTTACATTTTTACTTCAGAAGAATACATCGAATACTGTGAAACTCAGTATAATGACGCATTCGGATTTTTCCTCAGCGGACCGGGAATCAATGGAACATATACCAATAACGCTGTAAACCTGGCTCTCATCCCGGTGAACATTCCAGTCTCCGTCAATACAATCCACCCTGCTGGAACTAATATAAATAACAATACTTTCCCTGCTGAAAATGCACAGTATTACCTGGATAATCCCAACGGTTCACTTACCATGCAATTTGATGGCGGAACGGTGGTACTTACTGCTACTTATCCGGTGGTCCCATGTTCTACTTACAGAATTAAAATGGCAGTCGGTGATGCTTCTGATCAGAAATGGGATGCCGGGGTGTTTTTAGGAGCCAGGAGTTTCAATTCTGAAAGCCTGAATATTACCAATTACGGCAATTTCATCCAGGATCAGAATAACATCTTTGAAGGTTGCAACAACTTCTTCAGAGTTGAAAGAGATTCATCTGACCTATCTCTGCCACAGAATGTCAATCTCATATTATCTGGTACCTGCACGAACGGAGTGGATATTCAAATTCCAGGAAACCTGCCTTTCCCTTCTGTAGTAACCATTCCTGCCAATGCAGCATATATTGACATTCCTTATATCGCCCCCACTGACGGAATCATTGATAATGGAGAAACCCTGGTTATTTCAGTGGCTACCTCATGTCCTTGTGCATCCGTTGTCCAGTATATCACCCGAACCATCGTGATCAATGAACAGGTGATCATAAATTCTGTGAACGCCATCAATGCCCAATGCAATGGACAAAGCAACGGGGCAATTACGGTAAATGCTTCCGGGGGCTCAGGGAATTATCTTTATTCAATCGATAATGGTAGTAACTGGCAAAGTCTGAACAATTTCACGGGGTTAAACGCCGGAACCTACACTATTTTAGTACGGGATCCGGGAAGTTGTTACCCGGATGCATCCGCTACTGCTGTGATTGGTGATCCCACACCTATTGTAGCTGATGCCGGACCAGATGCAGAAATTTGTCCCGGTGCAAGTGCACAATTGAATGGAAGCGGTGGTGTGATCTATAGCTGGAGCCCTTCCTATGGGTTAAATTTCACAAATGTTGCCAACCCTGTTGCTTCACCTGTCACAACTACAACTTACACACTTACAGTAACCAATGCTTCCGGGGAATGTGCATCTACAGACCAGGTAACAGTGGTTGTAAGTCCCGGACCTGTTGCTCCTTCATCAATTAGCGTTAATCGGAATATCCTTTGCAGCAATGATAACGAAAATATAACGCTGACCGCAAATGGAGGAAGTGGTAATTTATTAAGATGGTTTGCCGGCAGTTGCGGCAGTGCAACTATTGGTACCGGGACCAGTATCAGCATCCCTTCCCCTGAAATTACTACCCTATATTTTGCCCGGTGGGAAACCTCCTGTGGATATTCAGGATGTGCACAAATAACTGTAAATGTGCCCCTTCCAATCAATCTCGATAACCTTGTAATCAATAATGCCAGCTGCGAGATTGGCAATAATGGCTCTATCATCCTTGTCGCAAATGGAGGTGTATCGCCTTATTCCTATTCACTTTCACCCAACATCGGCAACCAGATAATCCCGGGTACTTTTACCAATCTCTCTCCTCAACTTTATTCAATTACCGTAACAGATGCCAATAACTGCACTTCTGTTACATCTGCCCTTGTAGAAACTTCAGCAGATACAACTGATCCTCTGATTCTCAGCTGCTCGGATCCGCAGTCAATAAATGTTCTAGAGGCTTGTTTTGGCCAGGTTCCGGATTTCACATCAGGTATTGTTGTTTCCGATGATTGCACTCCTGTAATCAATCTTATAATTAGTCAGTCTCCACCCGCCGGAAGTATTGCTCCTTTAGGAATTACACCCATAATAATTACCGTTACTGATGCATCAGGTAATTCAGCCAATTGTTCCACCAGCCTGACAATAACAGATAATCAAGGTCCAACAATTTCCGGACCTGGAAATATTATTGTTAATGCTGACCCAGGGCTTTGTTCAGCCAGTTCAGTGAATTTAGGGCTTCCTGTAGCAAATGATAATTGCGGACTTGAAAGTGTTGTGAATAATGCGCCTTCCATTTTCCCGGTGGGTAATACCCTGGTAACCTGGACAGCAACTGACCTTTCAGGATTAACAGCTACTTCAACCCAGGTAGTAACAGTAATCGACAACCAACCACCCACAATTATTTGTCCTCCTTCAGTTGTTGTGAATGCTGATCCAGGGCAATCCTTTGCAAGTGGCGTGAATTTAGGAACTCCCGTAACTTCAGACAATTGTGGAGTTGATACGACCTATAACAATGCTCCTTCGCAGTTCCCTGTGGGTAGCACTTTAGTTACCTGGACTGTGATTGATATCAATGGACTATCAGCTACTTGCACTCAAACCGTGGTTGTGATTGATGATGTTGAACCTATTGTCCTTTGCCCGCCAACGATTGAAGAGGAATGTATAACTGTGGTTCCTGCCTCCTACTCAAGCTACTTAGAATTTGTGGCAGCAGGAGGATCGGCAACAGATAATGATGGAATTGATCCTGCTAGTTTCTTCCTGGTTAGCGAAACTTCCAATAACATGGAATGCCCGGAAATTATCAGCAGGGTTTATGCAGTGGCTGATATCAATGGAAACTATAATTATTGCACTCAGTATATCATTGTGGATGATAAAACTGATCCTTTGCTTACTCCACCGGCAAGTGTAACCGTTGATTGTGCAGCCGTTCCCGGAATAGGGATTGCTACAGCAACAGATAACTGTGATCCAGATGTCACTATTACGTTTGAAGGTGAAACTCAAACACCAGGCTCCTGTCCGGATGCCTATACCCTCACCCGCACATGGAAAGCAGTGGACAACTGCGGAAATGAAGCCACTGCCAGCCAAATCATCACCGTTCAGGATGTGACTGACCCGATATTAACAATTCCGGAAGATATTACCGTTGAATGCTCAGCTATTCCTGCTTTGGGAACTGCTGTGGTTACTGCAACCGATAATTGCGATACAGAAGTCACGATTACATTTGAAGGGGAAAACCAGACTCCCGGTGCTTGTCCGGATGCTTATACAATCACCCGCACCTGGAAAGCCGTGGACAACTGCGGAAATGAAGCCACAGCCAGCCAAATCATTACCGTTCAGGATGTGACTGACCCGGTACTGACGGTTCCTGAAGATATAACCGTTGAATGTTCTGCGATTCCTGCCCTGGGAACTGCTGTTGTTACAGCAACCGATAATTGTGATACAGAGGTCACGATTACTTTTGAAGGCGAAACCCAAACTCCTGGTGCTTGTCCGGATGCCTATACCCTCACCCGCACCTGGAAAGCCGTGGACAACTGCGGAAATGAAGCTACAGCCAGCCAAATCATCACCGTTCAGGATGTAACTGACCCGGTATTGACAGTTCCGGAAGATATAACCGTTGAATGCTCTGCGATTCCTGCCTTGGGAACTGCTGTTGTTACAGCCACCGATAATTGTGATACAGAGGTCACGATTACTTTTGAAGGCGAAACCCAAACTCCCGGTGCTTGTCCGGATGCCTATACAATCACCCGCACCTGGAAAGCCGTGGACAACTGCGGAAATGAAGCCACAGCCAGCCAAATCATCACCGTCCAGGATGTAACTGACCCGTTATTAACGATTCCGGAAGATATTACCGTTGAATGTTCTGCAATTCCTGCCCTGGGAACTGCTGTTGTTACTGCAACCGATAATTGTGATACAGAAGTCACGATTACATTTGAAGGCGAAACCCAGACTCCCGGTGCTTGTCCGGATGCCTACACCCTCACCCGCACCTGGAAAGCCGTGGACAACTGCGGAAATGAAGCCACAGCCAGCCAAATCATCACCGTTCAGGATGTGACTGACCCGGTATTGACAGTTCCGGAGGATATTACCGTTGAATGCTCTGCGATTCCTGCCCTGGGAACAGCTGTGGTTACTGCAACCGATAACTGCGATACGGAGGTCACGATTACTTTTGAAGGAGAAACCCAGACTCCGGGTGCTTGTCCGGATGCCTATACCCTCACCCGCACCTGGAAAGCGGTGGACAACTGTGGAAATGAAGCCACAGCCAGCCAAATCATCACCGTTCAGGATGTAACTGACCCGGTATTGACGGTTCCTGAAGATATAACCGTTGAATGCTCTGCGATTCCTGCTTTGGGAACCGAAATCGTCACAGCCACCGATAATTGTGATACGGAGGTCACGATTACATTTGAAGGCGAAACCCAAACTCCCGGTGCTTGTCCGGATGCATACACCCTTACCCGCACCTGGAAAGCGGTGGACAACTGCGGAAATGAAGCCACAGCCAGCCAAATCATTACCGTTCAGGATGTAACTGACCCGGTACTAACAGTTCCGGAGGATATAACCGTTGAATGTGATGCAATTCCTGCTTTGGGAACGGCTGTTGTTACAGCAACCGATAATTGTGATACAGAAGTCACGATTACATTTGAAGGCGAAACCCAGACTCCCGGTGCTTGTCCGGATGCCTACACCCTCACCCGCACCTGGAAAGCCGTGGACAACTGTGGAAATGAAGCTACATCCAGCCAAATCATTACCGTTCAGGATGTAACAGATCCTGTATTGACCGTTCCGGAGGATATCACAGCTGAATGCTCTGCGATTCCTGCTTTGGGAACAGAAATCGTTACTGCTACTGATAACTGCGATACGGAAGTCACGATTACTTTTGAAGGCGAAAC